TTTTGCAGCGGTTGCAAACTCGTCTAAATGATCCTCGCCTGAAGCTAATGGCGGGTAAGCCTCGTCCCAGTGAGCAGGTTTGGCTAGGGAAAAACTGGGCTTGTGCACAGGCGGCGGCATCTGCACAGGGCGATTATTTATTATTTTTAGATGCAGATCTGAGGCTCAATGAAGGAGCGATCGCCACTGCTTTGCAGTTCGCTCAACAGCAGCAAACCGATCTTTTTACAATTTGTCCTACCGTTGTTTGTGACTGCCTGGCAGAATGGCTAGCCCAGCCGCTGATCATTCACACCATGCTGATTGGCTTCGACTTCAAAGCCGTCAACGATCCCTCTACCGACGCTGCCTTTGCCGCTGGGATGTTTATGCTGTTCCGCCGAGCCGCCTACGAGCAAATTGGGGGACATACAGCGGTGGCTGACCAGGTTGTAGAAGATGTGGAACTGGGGCGGCTGGTGAAATATAGCGGGCTGAAGTTGAATTGTTTCCTGGGCAACGAACTGGCATCGGTGCGAATGTATCGAACCTGGGCGGCTTTGTGGGAAGGGTGGACAAAGAACCTCTATGCGGGTGGGCAACGGAACCCCGTGAGCATGTCTAAGTTTGTCCTAGTGATTTTGTTGATGTGCGTTGTTCCTTGGATTGGGTTGTTCGTCTCGATCGCCCACCTCATTCCGGGCTGGAATCTTTGGAGCCTCCTTACTCTGATCCTTAGCCTATCTATCATTGCCATGCATTACGTGATCCGGCGCATCGGTTCATCGGCTTCTGGCATTTCCCCGCGCTACTGGTGGCTAACTGGGTTGGGTGGAATTTTTGTAGTGGCGATCGGTCTAACCTCTGTGCTGAAAACTGAGACAGGCTGGGGCTGGACTTGGCGGGGACGTTCGCTGAAACAGTCTGGTTAAGTGACTTATCCGGGAGGCTGATACTAAACGCCAAAAAGAGAGAAACAAACAGAAAATTGAGCCCCCTTCTGTCTGCCCTCTCTTTTGGTGGAAACTGTTGCCAGTCCCAGATAAAGCCTATTCTCTTACAGATTTAAGTAGGCAAAGTTGTGATAAAGACATGACAAGGAAATGGTGAAAATACTGAGAAACCGGTTGAAATGAATTGGGCGATCGCTTTTCTCTTGCTTCTCCCTCATTGATTCTTATCCAATTTTTCTCGAAGCTCTCCCTTAATTCGGCTTAAAATTGAAGCTTCGTCTAGGGTGGCAAGAATTTTGTCTACAACAGCTTTTGGACTGTCTTCGCCCCACGATGCGCCATTAGCGAGGTAACTTTTTACAACTTGTCCAATGGCGTAAGTCGAGACTCCAGCAACTCCTGCCTGAGTCAGAGCAACAGAAAAGTAGGGTGCCAGGGAAATACCTCCGGTCGCTGGAGCGGCTGCACCCAAGAAGCTTTTAAGAGAACCTAACCCTAAAGTCGCAATCAGTTCACTCGCGGTAATGCCGCCCATACTGAGGGCAATTTTTTGTAATAACCCGATCGCCCCTTCCTGGGTCATGGGAATGCCGTAGAGACGGGAAAGAGTCAGAATTAGGGCAATGTCAATGACAATGCCGCTGAGTAAATCGATCACCATGAGGGGATTCAAAGCGATCGCCACACCCTTTGTCATCACTCCTTGCCAAATGACATCATTGGCGCTGCGATCGCGGATCTCCATCTTGCGCTGTACCAACTGTTCGTTAACAACTCCCGTGTACAGCATCGTATTCAGCGCTACCAGAGATTTTCCTTCCCGGTGCAAAATTTCTAAAATCTTCAGCTTCAAGTCATCGACCTGCGGCATACTGCGGTTCAACCGAGCTACCACGGTGCCATCGGGTTGCCGCACTGCCTGCGCGACTAAAGGAGAAGCCGCTGCCATAACAATCTCTTCCGGCGACAGCAGTTCGCGCACTCGATCATCTCGGATTTTGGCGTAAATGGCTTGGCGATCGGCTTCAGGATATTGATCCACTTTATTCAGCACTAATAAAATGGGCTTACTCGCTTGCCTCAACTCCGAAAGCGCCTGGTATTCTACCTGAGTCATATCGCCCGCAATCACAAACAAAATCAAATCTGCCTGTTGCGCTAACTGCCGCGCCAAAGCCTCACGGGTTTCGCCATCAATTTCATCAATACCTGGCGTGTCAATGAGCTCAATCCGAGAAGTTCCCAGTCCTGGCACTGTGACCCGCCACAGATCAGAACTTCCCCCTGCGATCGGCTCGACGCTCCACTGAGCAGTTTGCACCGTTTGGGTAATCCCATGGATAGGGCCCGTCTCAAATATTTCTTGCCCTAGCAGCGCATTAAGGAGTGAAGATTTACCCCGCCCGACCATGCCAAAAACTGCAATATGCACAACTTGGCGATCGAGCTTATTTAACATTGACTCTAGTTCCAGAATCTCAGTC
The Timaviella obliquedivisa GSE-PSE-MK23-08B DNA segment above includes these coding regions:
- a CDS encoding glycosyltransferase family 2 protein codes for the protein MLFLVLLLLLALLASVLYALKLRDAAQEAPRLHLKVQKGELTAVSVIIPAYNEAENIEDCVCSVLLSTNLPPEKLEVWVVDDQSVDETWEILQRLQTRLNDPRLKLMAGKPRPSEQVWLGKNWACAQAAASAQGDYLLFLDADLRLNEGAIATALQFAQQQQTDLFTICPTVVCDCLAEWLAQPLIIHTMLIGFDFKAVNDPSTDAAFAAGMFMLFRRAAYEQIGGHTAVADQVVEDVELGRLVKYSGLKLNCFLGNELASVRMYRTWAALWEGWTKNLYAGGQRNPVSMSKFVLVILLMCVVPWIGLFVSIAHLIPGWNLWSLLTLILSLSIIAMHYVIRRIGSSASGISPRYWWLTGLGGIFVVAIGLTSVLKTETGWGWTWRGRSLKQSG
- a CDS encoding GTP-binding protein, whose product is MNPDAELEETIHGFDDIQAELNYRQAQDVLRDLVTRIDLTPRERTGLETEILELESMLNKLDRQVVHIAVFGMVGRGKSSLLNALLGQEIFETGPIHGITQTVQTAQWSVEPIAGGSSDLWRVTVPGLGTSRIELIDTPGIDEIDGETREALARQLAQQADLILFVIAGDMTQVEYQALSELRQASKPILLVLNKVDQYPEADRQAIYAKIRDDRVRELLSPEEIVMAAASPLVAQAVRQPDGTVVARLNRSMPQVDDLKLKILEILHREGKSLVALNTMLYTGVVNEQLVQRKMEIRDRSANDVIWQGVMTKGVAIALNPLMVIDLLSGIVIDIALILTLSRLYGIPMTQEGAIGLLQKIALSMGGITASELIATLGLGSLKSFLGAAAPATGGISLAPYFSVALTQAGVAGVSTYAIGQVVKSYLANGASWGEDSPKAVVDKILATLDEASILSRIKGELREKLDKNQ